The Nycticebus coucang isolate mNycCou1 chromosome 2, mNycCou1.pri, whole genome shotgun sequence genome includes a window with the following:
- the LOC128572991 gene encoding LOW QUALITY PROTEIN: exportin-T-like (The sequence of the model RefSeq protein was modified relative to this genomic sequence to represent the inferred CDS: substituted 1 base at 1 genomic stop codon) yields the protein MDEQALLGLNPNADSDFRQRALAYFEQLKISPDAWQVCAEALAQRTYSDDHIKFFCFQVLEHQVKYKYSELTTVHQQLIRGTLISWLQAQMLNPQPEKTFIRNKAAQVFALLFVTEYLTKWPKFFFDVLSVVDLNPRGVDLYLRVLMAIDSELVDRDVVHTSEEARRNTLIKDTMKEQCIPNLVESWYQILQNYQYTNSEVTCQCLEVVGAYVSWIDLSLIANDRFINMLLGHMSIEVLQEEAXDCLFEIVNKGMDPVDKMKLVESLCQVLQSAGFFSIDQEEDVDFLARFSKLVNGMGQSLIVSWTKLIKNGDIKNAQEALQAIETKVALMLQLLIHEDDDISSNIIGFCYDYLHILKQLTVLSDQQKANVEAIMLAVMKKLTYDEEYNFENEGEDEAMFVEYRKQLKLLLDRLAQVSLELLLASVGRVFSSTVQNWQTTRFMDVEVAIRLLYMLAEALPVSHSAHFSGDISKASALQDMMRTLVTSGVSSYQHTSVTLEFFETVVRYEKFFTVEPQHIPCVLMAFLDHRGLRHSSAKVRSRTAYLFSRFVKSFNKQMNPFIEDILNRIQDLLELSPPENGYQSLLSSDDQLFVYETAGVLIVSSEYPAERKQALMRNLLAPLMEKFKVLLEKLMLARDEERQASLADGLNHAVGFASRTSKAFSNKQTVKQCGCSEVYLDCLQTFLPALSCPLQKDILRSGVRTSLHRMIICLEEEVLPFILSASEHMLKDCEAKDLQEFIPLINQITAKFKVQVSPFLQQMFMPLLHAIFEVLLRQAEENDQCAALEKQMLRRSYFAFLQTVTGSGMSAVIANQGAENVERVLVTVIQGAVEYPDPIAQKTCFIILSKLVELWGGKEGPVGFADFVYKHIVPACFLAPLKQTFDLADAQTVLALSECAVTLKTIHLRRGPECVQYLQQEYLPSLQVAPEIIQEFCQALQQPDAKVFKNYLKVFFQRAKP from the coding sequence ATGGATGAACAGGCTCTTTTAGGGCTAAATCCAAACGCTGATTCAGATTTTAGACAAAGGGCCCTGGCCTATTTTGAACAGTTGAAGATTTCCCCAGATGCTTGGCAGGTGTGTGCAGAAGCTCTAGCCCAGAGGACATACAGTGATGATCACATAAAATTTTTCTGCTTTCAAGTACTAGAACATCAAGTTAAATACAAATACTCAGAACTAACCACTGTTCACCAACAGCTAATTAGGGGGACGCTCATATCTTGGCTTCAAGCGCAGATGCTGAATCCCCAACCAGAGAAGACCTTTATACGAAATAAAGCAGCCCAAGTCTTCGCCTTGCTTTTTGTTACAGAATATCTCACAAAATGGCCCAAGTTTTTTTTTGACGTTCTCTCAGTAGTGGACCTAAATCCGAGAGGAGTAGATCTGTACCTCCGAGTCCTCATGGCCATCGACTCAGAGCTCGTGGACCGTGACGTCGTGCACACGTCAGAGGAGGCTCGTAGGAATACTCTCATAAAAGATACCATGAAAGAACAATGCATTCCAAATCTAGTGGAATCATGGTACCAAATACTACAAAATTATCAGTATACTAATTCAGAAGTGACATGTCAGTGTCTTGAAGTAGTTGGGGCTTATGTCTCATGGATAGACTTGTCTCTGATAGCCAATGATAGGTTTATAAATATGCTGCTAGGTCATATGTCAATAGAAGTTCTCCAGGAAGAAGCATGAGACTGTTTATTTGAAATTGTAAATAAAGGAATGGACCCTGTTGATAAAATGAAACTAGTAGAATCTTTGTGTCAAGTATTACAGTCTGCTGGATTTTTCAGCATTGACCAGGAAGAAGATGTCGACTTCCTGGCCAGATTTTCTAAGCTGGTAAATGGCATGGGACAGTCGCTGATAGTTAGCTGGACTAAATTAATTAAGAATGGGGATATCAAGAATGCTCAAGAGGCACTGCAAGCGATTGAAACAAAAGTGGCGCTGATGCTGCAGCTCCTGATCCATGAGGATGACGACATCTCTTCCAACATTATTGGGTTTTGTTACGATTATCTTCATATTTTGAAACAGCTTACAGTGCTCTCGGATCAGCAGAAAGCTAATGTAGAGGCAATCATGTTGGCCGTTATGAAAAAATTGACTTATGATGAAGAATATAACTTTGAAAATGAGGGTGAAGATGAAGCCATGTTTGTAGAATACAGAAAACAACTGAAGCTGTTGCTGGACAGGCTGGCTCAGGTCTCCCTGGAGCTGCTGTTGGCGTCTGTTGGCAGAGTGTTTAGCTCTACAGTGCAGAACTGGCAGACCACGCGGTTCATGGACGTGGAAGTGGCGATAAGGTTGCTGTATATGTTGGCTGAAGCTCTTCCCGTGTCTCACAGTGCTCATTTCTCAGGGGACATTTCCAAAGCTAGTGCTTTGCAGGATATGATGCGAACTTTGGTAACATCAGGAGTCAGTTCCTATCAGCATACGTCTGTGACATTAGAGTTCTTTGAAACGGTTGTTAGATACGAGAAGTTTTTCACAGTCGAACCTCAACACATTCCATGTGTACTAATGGCTTTCTTAGATCACAGAGGTCTGCGGCACTCCAGTGCAAAAGTCCGGAGCAGGACTGCATACCTGTTTTCTAGATTTGTCAAATCtttcaataaacaaatgaatccTTTCATTGAAGATATTTTGAATAGAATACAAGATTTATTAGAGCTTTCTCCACCTGAGAACGGTTACCAGTCCTTGCTGAGCAGTGATGACCAGCTGTTTGTCTATGAGACGGCTGGAGTACTGATTGTCAGCAGTGAGTACCCAGCTGAGAGGAAGCAGGCCCTAATGAGGAATCTGTTGGCCCCACTGATGGAGAAGTTTAAAGTTCTGTTAGAGAAGTTGATGCTGGCACGAGATGAAGAAAGGCAGGCCTCTCTAGCAGACGGTCTCAACCATGCAGTGGGGTTTGCCAGTCGAACCAGCAAAGCTTTCAGCAACAAGCAGACCGTGAAACAATGTGGCTGTTCAGAAGTTTATCTGGACTGCTTACAGACATTCTTGCCAGCCCTCAGTTGTCCCTTACAAAAGGACATTCTCAGAAGTGGAGTTCGCACTTCCCTTCATCGAATGATTATTTGCCTAGAGGAAGAAGTTCTTCCATTCATCCTATCTGCCTCAGAACACATGCTCAAAGATTGTGAAGCGAAAGACCTCCAGGAGTTCATTCCTCTTATCAACCAGATTACAGCCAAATTTAAGGTGCAGGTGTCCCCGTTCCTGCAGCAGATGTTCATGCCCCTGCTGCACGCCATCTTCGAGGTGCTGCTGCGGCAGGCAGAGGAGAACGACCAGTGTGCGGCGCTGGAGAAGCAGATGCTGCGCCGCAGCTACTTTGCGTTCCTGCAGACAGTCACGGGCAGCGGGATGAGCGCTGTCATCGCCAACCAGGGTGCAGAGAATGTGGAAAGAGTGCTGGTCACTGTTATCCAAGGAGCAGTTGAATATCCAGATCCAATTGCACAGAAAACGTGTTTTATCATCCTCTCAAAGTTGGTAGAACTCTGGGGAGGTAAAGAAGGACCAGTGGGATTTGCTGATTTTGTTTATAAGCACATCGTGCCTGCGTGTTTCCTGGCACCTTTGAAGCAGACCTTTGACCTGGCGGATGCGCAGACAGTGCTGGCTTTATCTGAGTGTGCAGTGACGCTGAAAACCATTCATCTCAGACGGGGCCCAGAGTGTGTTCAGTATCTTCAACAAGAATACCTGCCTTCCTTGCAAGTAGCTCCAGAAATAATTCAGGAGTTTTGTCAAGCGCTTCAGCAACCTGATgcgaaagtttttaaaaattacttaaaggTGTTCTTCCAGAGAGCAAAGCCCTGA